A section of the Streptomyces sp. V3I8 genome encodes:
- a CDS encoding IS5 family transposase yields the protein MVGHRPPTAVPSLWSLSASSARLACAPGRKRGLAVDVLGLVVAVVVLSAHTHDNAAGAILLHQVAENAGGAVRKVLVDKGYDYAQLRRWLRERGITHRIARKGVESSQRLGRHRWTVERTMAWLAGCRRLHRRYERKANHFLGFTSIARTLICYHRLTK from the coding sequence GTGGTCGGACACCGGCCCCCCACGGCCGTTCCAAGTCTCTGGAGTTTATCGGCGTCCTCGGCCCGGCTCGCATGTGCGCCCGGCCGCAAACGCGGACTGGCCGTGGACGTCCTCGGCCTGGTCGTCGCAGTCGTCGTCCTCTCCGCGCACACCCACGACAACGCCGCTGGCGCCATACTGCTGCACCAGGTCGCCGAGAACGCAGGCGGGGCGGTCCGCAAAGTCCTCGTCGACAAGGGCTACGACTACGCCCAGCTGCGGCGATGGTTACGCGAACGCGGCATCACCCACCGCATCGCCCGCAAGGGAGTCGAGTCCTCGCAACGGCTGGGTCGCCACCGCTGGACCGTGGAACGCACCATGGCCTGGCTCGCCGGCTGCCGCCGCCTCCACCGACGCTACGAACGCAAGGCCAACCATTTCCTCGGCTTCACCAGCATCGCCCGCACCCTCATCTGCTACCACCGACTCACCAAATGA
- a CDS encoding alpha/beta fold hydrolase: MINRRQFSALGAAITAAPLMSVAAARAATGKGTGAAASNVVLVHGAYADGSSWSKVVPLLQEAGLRVTSVQNPLTSLADDAEAVRFALSRQDGPTVLVAHSYGGAVISEVGLAENVTGLVYVAARAPEAGEDYAALSASYPTPPVTSGVVSSEGFKWLSQDAFLSDFANGVPRKEALALYAAQGLLSTAAPTTSTAAWREKPSWYAVSRNDRTIDPGLQRFMAQRMKATTVEVEAGHLSLITHPRQIARLILAATA; encoded by the coding sequence TTGATCAACCGTCGTCAGTTCTCCGCGTTAGGTGCAGCCATCACGGCCGCCCCTCTCATGTCCGTTGCCGCCGCCCGGGCCGCGACGGGGAAGGGCACCGGGGCCGCGGCGAGCAACGTGGTCCTCGTGCACGGCGCTTACGCCGACGGCTCGTCCTGGTCGAAGGTCGTTCCGCTGCTGCAGGAGGCCGGACTGCGGGTGACCTCGGTGCAGAACCCGCTCACGTCGCTCGCGGACGATGCCGAGGCGGTCCGCTTCGCACTGTCCCGGCAGGACGGCCCCACTGTCCTGGTCGCCCACTCCTACGGAGGGGCGGTCATATCAGAGGTCGGGCTCGCGGAGAACGTGACCGGCCTCGTGTACGTCGCCGCGCGAGCTCCCGAGGCCGGGGAGGACTACGCCGCGCTCTCCGCCTCCTACCCCACACCGCCCGTCACGTCCGGCGTCGTCAGCTCAGAGGGGTTCAAGTGGCTGAGCCAGGACGCCTTTTTGAGCGACTTCGCCAACGGCGTGCCCCGTAAGGAGGCCCTCGCCCTGTATGCCGCGCAGGGCCTGCTGTCGACCGCCGCCCCGACCACGAGCACGGCCGCATGGCGGGAAAAGCCCTCGTGGTACGCCGTCTCCCGGAACGACCGCACCATCGACCCCGGCCTGCAGCGGTTCATGGCCCAGCGCATGAAGGCCACGACCGTCGAGGTCGAGGCCGGCCACCTGTCCCTGATCACCCACCCCAGGCAGATCGCCCGGCTCATCCTCGCGGCCACCGCCTGA
- a CDS encoding YdeI family protein: MTIGRVWFAAGVTQDLEIVAFESAEAFQAWLGENHAVSSGIWLKLRKKAPGIAALDYTQALDVALCYGWIDGQKATFDDQWWLQRFTPRKPRSKWSKVNRDKVVALTEQGRMRPPGQAEVDRAKADGRWEAAYDGARTATVPDDLAAALTADPAAATFFETLDRQNRYAILYRIQDAKKAETRARRIEKYVAMLAKGEKLHP, from the coding sequence ATGACAATCGGCCGGGTGTGGTTCGCTGCTGGGGTGACTCAGGACTTGGAGATCGTCGCATTCGAATCCGCCGAGGCATTCCAGGCATGGCTCGGCGAGAACCACGCCGTCTCGTCCGGCATCTGGCTCAAGCTTCGTAAGAAGGCCCCTGGAATCGCCGCGCTGGATTACACGCAGGCGCTCGACGTGGCGCTCTGCTACGGCTGGATCGACGGCCAGAAGGCCACGTTCGACGACCAGTGGTGGCTCCAGCGGTTTACCCCGCGCAAGCCGCGCAGCAAGTGGTCCAAGGTCAACCGGGACAAGGTGGTCGCCCTGACCGAGCAGGGCCGGATGCGTCCGCCGGGGCAGGCCGAGGTCGACCGCGCCAAGGCGGACGGCCGTTGGGAGGCGGCCTACGACGGCGCGAGGACCGCCACGGTGCCGGACGACCTCGCGGCGGCCCTGACCGCCGACCCGGCCGCGGCCACGTTCTTCGAGACACTGGACCGGCAGAACCGCTACGCGATCTTGTACCGGATCCAAGATGCCAAGAAGGCCGAGACCCGGGCGCGCCGGATCGAGAAGTACGTAGCGATGCTGGCGAAGGGCGAGAAGCTGCACCCGTAG
- a CDS encoding transposase family protein, which produces MSRAAIISDRRITGLSADVIAELVAELGPLWHGRHQARLASRPRKRAVGAGAKHRLVFVDRLLATLVRLRHATTHDVLACWFGVDRSTITRAVAEVRPLLAERGCTISPGVRLRTLAEVIDHLGAEGKTGIIDGTEIRVRRPAAGRKDRDRFISGKNRQYAFVSGPKTLNGRAYDVYVTSLVHRVYAARVSGALNSPDDTEIAVRCGRG; this is translated from the coding sequence GTGTCTCGTGCAGCGATCATCAGCGACCGGAGGATCACGGGCCTGTCGGCCGACGTGATCGCTGAACTTGTCGCAGAGCTGGGCCCGTTGTGGCACGGACGGCACCAGGCCAGGCTTGCCTCCCGGCCGCGGAAGCGTGCTGTGGGTGCGGGCGCGAAACACCGGCTGGTGTTTGTCGACCGGCTCCTGGCCACGCTCGTGCGCCTTCGGCATGCCACCACGCACGATGTGCTCGCCTGCTGGTTCGGTGTCGACCGCTCCACCATCACTCGGGCCGTCGCAGAGGTGCGGCCCTTGCTCGCCGAGCGAGGGTGCACCATCAGCCCGGGTGTGCGGCTGCGGACCCTGGCCGAGGTCATCGACCACCTCGGCGCCGAAGGGAAGACCGGGATCATCGACGGCACCGAGATCCGGGTCCGCCGCCCGGCAGCCGGGCGCAAGGACCGGGACCGGTTCATCTCCGGCAAGAACAGGCAGTACGCCTTCGTCTCGGGCCCGAAGACTCTGAACGGGCGCGCCTACGACGTGTACGTCACCAGCCTGGTCCACCGCGTCTACGCCGCCCGGGTATCCGGCGCTCTGAACTCGCCGGACGACACCGAAATCGCCGTGCGCTGCGGCCGGGGGTGA
- a CDS encoding NADP-dependent oxidoreductase yields MRAARFHEYGGVETLVIEQAPEPHAGPGEVRIRVAAAGVNPIDWKLRSGALHKWLPLDLPAVPGRDAVGVVDEIGEGVRGAEIGDLVFGLGGDTGATAEFAVLSAWAHAPSTWSNEESAGAGLAAVTATLGLKALGPLQGRTLLIEGAAGGVGSAAVEIAIAGGAVVIGTASERNHEFLSSLGAIPTTYGAGLAERVAVLARGGVDIALDTAASGSLTDLVTIVGDTTRVSTVADHFNAPRGVHVVNAENNSALLTAAAELGRQGHYTPRIERVYALAQIADAHAHAERGHTRGKIVVSLQDN; encoded by the coding sequence ATGCGTGCAGCCCGCTTCCATGAGTACGGCGGTGTGGAGACCCTGGTGATCGAGCAGGCGCCAGAACCGCACGCAGGCCCCGGCGAGGTTCGCATCCGTGTCGCGGCTGCCGGTGTCAACCCCATCGACTGGAAGTTGCGGTCCGGTGCACTGCACAAGTGGCTGCCGTTGGACCTTCCTGCGGTCCCCGGCCGTGACGCCGTCGGCGTCGTCGACGAGATCGGTGAGGGAGTGCGAGGGGCGGAGATCGGCGACCTCGTCTTCGGTTTGGGCGGTGATACCGGCGCGACCGCAGAGTTCGCCGTGCTCTCAGCATGGGCCCATGCGCCGAGCACATGGAGCAACGAGGAATCCGCCGGCGCCGGACTGGCAGCGGTGACCGCAACGCTTGGGCTGAAGGCGCTCGGCCCTTTGCAGGGACGCACCCTCCTCATCGAGGGCGCCGCCGGAGGCGTGGGCAGCGCAGCCGTCGAGATCGCAATCGCCGGCGGCGCCGTCGTCATCGGGACGGCCAGCGAGCGTAACCACGAGTTCCTGTCTTCTCTCGGTGCCATCCCCACCACTTACGGCGCCGGGCTCGCCGAGCGTGTTGCCGTCCTCGCTCGCGGTGGCGTCGACATCGCACTCGACACCGCCGCCTCCGGATCCCTGACCGACCTGGTCACGATTGTCGGCGATACCACGCGTGTGTCAACCGTCGCCGACCACTTCAATGCACCGCGGGGAGTGCACGTGGTGAACGCGGAGAACAATTCCGCGCTGTTGACCGCAGCAGCCGAGCTGGGCCGACAAGGCCACTACACACCGCGTATCGAGCGCGTTTACGCCCTCGCCCAGATCGCCGACGCGCACGCGCACGCGGAGCGCGGACACACACGAGGAAAGATCGTCGTCTCCCTCCAGGACAATTGA
- a CDS encoding MerR family transcriptional regulator — MRIGEVAAKAGVSVRALRYYEEQDLLHADRGSGGQRQYPDSAVAHVRLIQQLYAAGLPSRTVREVLPCVKSGEATSALLELLAAECDRVDRQITDLLSVRNRLEGVIATAKNPDRDCTHTY; from the coding sequence GTGCGAATCGGTGAGGTCGCCGCGAAGGCGGGAGTGAGTGTCAGAGCGCTGCGCTACTACGAGGAGCAGGATCTTCTCCACGCCGACCGCGGCTCCGGTGGGCAGCGGCAGTACCCCGACAGCGCCGTGGCCCATGTCAGGCTGATCCAGCAGCTCTACGCTGCGGGTCTGCCGAGCAGAACCGTCCGCGAGGTGCTGCCGTGCGTGAAGTCGGGAGAAGCGACTTCAGCACTGCTGGAGTTGTTGGCCGCCGAGTGTGACCGTGTCGACCGACAGATCACCGACCTGCTGAGTGTGCGCAACCGACTCGAGGGAGTGATCGCCACGGCGAAGAACCCCGACCGTGACTGCACCCACACATACTGA
- a CDS encoding helix-turn-helix transcriptional regulator: MTTTSGSNLGAIIRTWCDRIPPSAAGLPTTSGRRATGLRREELADLAGMSVDYVVRLEQGRATAPSASMVASLARALQLSTAERDHLYRLAQLAPPANGMISDHLPPGVQRVLARLGDVPVALFAADWQLVWWNRGWAALLGAPSASPARLRNFARDRFPVDDGPARLVRWPVAEADREAADAAVVSDLRRATGRYPRGKRLARLIRDLSENTRFARLWATGEVTAHREDAKTIDHPTVGRVTLDCDILTDGDLDLKTVIMTAAPGGEDETRLRLTAIAGQSATTPG, encoded by the coding sequence ATAACGACCACATCCGGCAGCAACCTGGGCGCGATAATCCGCACATGGTGCGACCGGATTCCGCCGTCGGCCGCCGGACTGCCGACGACTTCGGGGCGCCGTGCCACCGGACTGCGGCGTGAGGAGCTCGCCGATCTCGCCGGCATGTCGGTCGACTACGTCGTGCGTCTGGAGCAGGGAAGGGCCACCGCCCCTTCGGCGTCGATGGTGGCGTCCCTGGCACGTGCCCTGCAGTTGTCCACCGCCGAACGTGACCACCTGTACCGGCTGGCGCAGCTCGCCCCTCCGGCAAACGGCATGATCTCCGACCACCTCCCGCCCGGCGTGCAACGGGTACTCGCCCGGCTCGGGGACGTCCCGGTAGCCCTCTTCGCGGCGGATTGGCAGCTGGTGTGGTGGAACCGCGGATGGGCTGCCCTTCTGGGTGCCCCCTCCGCGTCACCGGCGCGTCTGCGCAACTTCGCCCGCGACAGATTCCCCGTGGACGACGGGCCCGCCCGGCTCGTACGGTGGCCGGTTGCCGAGGCGGACCGGGAGGCCGCCGACGCCGCCGTCGTCTCCGACCTGCGCCGCGCCACCGGCCGCTACCCCCGGGGCAAGCGTCTTGCCAGGCTGATCCGTGATCTGAGCGAGAACACAAGGTTCGCCAGGTTGTGGGCGACCGGAGAAGTGACTGCGCACCGTGAAGACGCGAAGACGATCGACCACCCCACAGTGGGCCGTGTCACGCTGGACTGCGACATCCTGACCGACGGCGACCTCGACCTCAAGACTGTAATCATGACTGCCGCGCCTGGTGGCGAGGACGAGACCAGACTCCGGCTCACCGCCATCGCCGGCCAGTCGGCCACCACGCCCGGATGA
- a CDS encoding nuclear transport factor 2 family protein, protein MTTTDIENALSRLLDEAAIRDTLARFADAATRGDTDRFRATWAEDAEWTIGERVHAVGADDIVSTFRKLRDERDFFVQFAVPGPIEISGDEATTSIICHEAARGPGETYYRNHSVTSDRLRRSEDGWVFTSRSFQYLWLDTSPFTGNAFKLPVGF, encoded by the coding sequence ATGACCACGACAGACATCGAGAACGCACTATCTCGTCTGCTGGACGAAGCGGCAATTCGGGACACCCTCGCCCGTTTCGCCGACGCTGCCACCCGAGGCGACACCGACCGTTTCCGCGCGACCTGGGCCGAGGACGCGGAGTGGACGATCGGCGAGCGCGTGCATGCCGTCGGCGCGGACGACATCGTCTCCACGTTCCGGAAGCTACGGGACGAGCGGGACTTCTTCGTGCAGTTCGCGGTACCGGGCCCGATCGAGATCTCCGGCGACGAGGCGACCACCAGCATCATCTGCCACGAGGCCGCGCGCGGGCCGGGCGAGACGTACTACCGGAACCACAGTGTCACCTCCGACCGCCTCAGGCGCTCGGAGGACGGCTGGGTCTTCACCAGCCGCTCGTTCCAGTACCTCTGGCTCGACACGTCCCCGTTCACCGGCAACGCCTTCAAGCTGCCCGTCGGATTCTGA
- a CDS encoding amidohydrolase family protein has product MTTRAWVDVHAHFTPPTTEEQRHTAWTAMQELCFLAPQPHHWTVEGALRSMDRTGVAMQLLSAVPQTHDALRASNDYGAEVVTEHPDRFGLLAALPTDDPHVALAEIARADKAMQPDGWAMSTTYNGVNLSDRVLEPVWDELNRRSAVVFVHPDTTTRPELGLPTPLVEVAFDTARTVVAMLYQGVFRRCPDIRFVLAHCGGALPGLSGRLALLGTEAWVPAGDQFTAEEIAGQLSRLYLDTAASGTDANLAAALTMVPLDHIVYGGDAGVPCSGDRTLNANITALRGSSVVTPAQAELIGRRALELFPAIAHRLAGRTPVFG; this is encoded by the coding sequence TTGACCACCAGGGCCTGGGTGGACGTGCACGCGCACTTCACCCCTCCGACCACCGAAGAACAACGACACACCGCGTGGACCGCCATGCAGGAGTTGTGTTTCCTCGCGCCCCAGCCGCACCATTGGACCGTCGAAGGCGCCCTGCGCTCGATGGACCGGACAGGGGTGGCGATGCAATTGTTGAGCGCTGTGCCGCAGACCCACGACGCGCTGCGCGCCTCCAACGACTACGGTGCCGAAGTCGTCACCGAACACCCCGATCGCTTCGGTCTGCTGGCGGCTCTGCCCACCGATGACCCGCACGTCGCGCTTGCGGAGATCGCCCGTGCCGACAAGGCCATGCAGCCGGACGGCTGGGCGATGAGCACGACCTACAACGGCGTCAACCTGTCCGATCGGGTGCTGGAGCCGGTATGGGACGAGCTGAACCGGCGTAGCGCGGTGGTGTTCGTGCACCCTGACACGACGACACGGCCCGAACTCGGGCTGCCCACCCCGCTGGTGGAAGTCGCGTTCGACACGGCACGCACCGTCGTCGCCATGCTGTACCAAGGCGTATTCCGCCGCTGTCCGGACATCCGCTTCGTCCTCGCGCACTGTGGCGGCGCCCTGCCCGGTCTCTCCGGTCGGCTCGCACTGCTCGGCACCGAGGCATGGGTGCCTGCCGGGGATCAGTTCACCGCTGAGGAGATCGCCGGGCAGTTGAGCCGCCTCTACCTCGACACCGCCGCATCCGGCACGGACGCCAACCTGGCGGCGGCCTTGACGATGGTTCCCCTCGACCACATCGTCTACGGTGGCGACGCGGGCGTGCCGTGCAGCGGCGATCGCACGCTCAACGCGAACATCACCGCCTTGCGCGGTTCCTCGGTCGTCACCCCCGCCCAGGCGGAGCTGATCGGGCGACGTGCGCTCGAACTCTTCCCGGCCATCGCACACCGCCTGGCAGGACGGACGCCGGTGTTCGGGTGA
- a CDS encoding aldehyde dehydrogenase translates to MVHVVPGRDPVGAALAAHPLVGKISFTGAPATGVSVLKTAADNLTPALLELGGKNPFIVFDDADLDSAVPWLVEAGYFNQGEACTAASRLLVQDTVYDEVADRVARAVRRLTVGDGADPATHVGPLVTSEQQHRVLDYLDIGRAEGAVLLAQAELPANPRLAGGYYVAPTLLTQVTPAMRVANEEILGPVVTMIRFHDEDEAVRIANGTPFGLVAGVFSGNHQRALRIGNAVRAGLVFVNHYHRAAVGVPFGGTGASGYGREHAHETLHEFGYSKSLRIPNGLGPIPRWQPSLDATAAPEQERPEQQ, encoded by the coding sequence GTGGTCCACGTCGTACCGGGCCGCGACCCGGTCGGCGCAGCGCTCGCCGCGCACCCGCTCGTCGGGAAGATCTCCTTCACCGGCGCCCCGGCCACGGGGGTGTCCGTGCTGAAGACGGCGGCGGACAACCTCACCCCGGCGTTGCTCGAACTCGGCGGTAAGAACCCGTTCATCGTCTTCGACGACGCCGACCTCGACTCGGCCGTACCCTGGCTCGTCGAGGCTGGCTACTTCAACCAGGGCGAGGCGTGCACCGCCGCCTCCCGCCTGCTCGTGCAGGACACCGTCTACGACGAGGTGGCCGACCGCGTGGCGCGGGCCGTACGCCGACTGACCGTGGGTGACGGCGCCGATCCGGCCACCCACGTCGGGCCGCTCGTGACGTCCGAGCAGCAACACCGGGTGCTGGACTACCTGGACATCGGGCGCGCCGAGGGAGCGGTGCTTCTCGCGCAGGCCGAGTTGCCTGCGAACCCACGGCTGGCCGGTGGGTACTACGTTGCTCCGACCCTGCTGACGCAGGTCACGCCGGCGATGCGGGTGGCGAACGAGGAGATCTTGGGACCGGTCGTGACGATGATCCGGTTTCACGACGAGGACGAGGCCGTCCGGATCGCCAACGGCACCCCGTTCGGACTCGTCGCGGGTGTGTTCAGCGGGAACCACCAGCGCGCGCTGAGAATCGGCAACGCTGTCCGCGCTGGTCTGGTCTTTGTCAACCATTACCACAGGGCTGCTGTCGGGGTTCCGTTCGGCGGTACGGGAGCCAGCGGCTACGGCCGCGAGCACGCCCACGAGACCCTGCACGAGTTCGGCTACAGCAAGAGTCTGCGCATCCCCAACGGGCTCGGCCCAATACCCCGGTGGCAGCCGTCGCTCGACGCCACCGCGGCCCCGGAACAAGAACGACCGGAACAACAATGA
- a CDS encoding LysR family transcriptional regulator encodes MPSADNEGKAAPHRDALLSFGLESTHLQALHALLSELSVTAAATRLGRTQPTLSKSLRRLRRHFGDPLLERGGNSYRLTAFGERLRPLVAAAVTAVDRTFAAETTFSPETSTRTFTIVSSDHGIVTAGAELLRRVRGPAPGVGLRFQPVSAELLEHEDKYLRTVDGVLLPHGYLSLASFADVHTDRWVCVVSADNKSVGDELTRQDLERLPWIATFADRAGRPPAWRQLELLGITPRVVAVADSFLVVPRLVRGTDTIGVVPGRVAAAQDGDGIRVLEFPFEMVSLTEAFWWHPMHDADPGHRWLRGVLGAVDFDMVASAAIFDLFAGLITTPPSAAAQNGPLLDVTTLEPYGVIGAIAPFNWPPIHTAGKLAPALAVGNAVVLKPPEQAPLSVLRLIELIELIELIELIELIEGSFLTTWSTSYRAATRSAQRSPRTRSSGRSPSPAPRPRGCPC; translated from the coding sequence GTGCCGAGCGCTGACAACGAGGGCAAGGCCGCCCCGCACCGCGATGCCCTTCTCTCCTTTGGCCTGGAGTCCACTCATCTGCAGGCGTTGCACGCATTGCTGAGCGAACTCAGCGTCACCGCGGCGGCGACGCGTCTGGGACGCACCCAGCCGACGTTGTCGAAGTCGCTGCGACGACTGCGCCGGCACTTCGGTGACCCGTTGCTGGAACGGGGCGGCAACTCCTACCGGCTGACCGCGTTCGGGGAGCGGCTACGTCCCCTGGTCGCAGCCGCGGTCACGGCCGTCGACCGGACCTTCGCCGCGGAGACGACCTTCTCGCCGGAGACCTCGACCCGGACCTTCACCATCGTCTCGTCCGATCACGGGATCGTCACGGCGGGGGCTGAGCTCCTCCGCCGGGTCCGCGGTCCCGCGCCCGGCGTGGGCCTGCGTTTCCAGCCGGTCAGCGCCGAACTGCTAGAGCACGAGGACAAGTACCTGCGCACTGTCGACGGTGTCCTGCTGCCGCACGGATATCTCAGCCTGGCGTCTTTCGCGGATGTCCACACGGACCGGTGGGTGTGTGTAGTCTCCGCGGACAACAAGTCGGTCGGCGACGAGCTGACCAGACAGGACCTGGAACGGCTGCCGTGGATCGCGACCTTCGCGGACCGGGCCGGCCGGCCGCCCGCCTGGCGGCAACTGGAGTTGCTCGGGATCACCCCTCGGGTCGTCGCGGTCGCGGACTCCTTCCTCGTCGTGCCCCGGCTCGTTCGCGGCACGGACACCATCGGGGTCGTGCCGGGCCGGGTCGCGGCGGCCCAGGACGGCGACGGCATTCGGGTGCTGGAGTTCCCCTTCGAAATGGTGTCGCTGACCGAGGCGTTCTGGTGGCATCCGATGCACGACGCCGACCCGGGACATCGGTGGCTGCGTGGCGTCCTGGGCGCGGTGGATTTCGACATGGTCGCGTCCGCGGCGATCTTCGACCTGTTCGCCGGGTTGATCACGACCCCGCCCAGCGCCGCGGCGCAGAACGGACCGCTGCTCGATGTCACGACCCTCGAACCCTATGGCGTCATCGGGGCGATCGCGCCGTTCAACTGGCCGCCCATCCACACCGCGGGCAAGCTCGCCCCGGCGCTCGCCGTCGGTAACGCCGTCGTGCTCAAACCGCCGGAGCAGGCACCGCTGTCGGTGCTTCGGCTCATCGAGCTCATCGAGCTGATCGAGCTGATCGAGCTGATCGAGCTGATCGAGGGATCGTTCCTGACGACGTGGTCCACGTCGTACCGGGCCGCGACCCGGTCGGCGCAGCGCTCGCCGCGCACCCGCTCGTCGGGAAGATCTCCTTCACCGGCGCCCCGGCCACGGGGGTGTCCGTGCTGA